A stretch of Phragmites australis chromosome 12, lpPhrAust1.1, whole genome shotgun sequence DNA encodes these proteins:
- the LOC133887044 gene encoding ultraviolet-B receptor UVR8, giving the protein MWRARRRWSWPSPLPRPRWISSDAASTAPRQRVAALWGNGDYGRLGLGALESRWSPTVCPFFLARPADPPASLACGGAHTLFLTQSGRVFATGLNDFGQLGIGSTVTHTLEPTEVSGFHDKVVQISAGNHHSCAVTEDGKLFVWGKNSSGQLGLGKRTGKVVSTPTKVDYLADFRVKMVALGSEHSISVTENGEVLSWGAAGAGRLGHGHKSSILGFALTSSEYTPRLIKNLDGIKIKRIAAGMLHSACIDEKGTLFIFGQKTEKGFGRSNEAFRPDIVVEVPFSEEVACGGYHTCVVTDGGDLYSWGSNENGCLGLGGTDMVRSPEILKSSLFKLPVSKVSCGWKHTAVISGDDIYTWGWGGANGTFFEEGHSSGGQLGHGNDVDYFEPMMVSFGKNTRAVHVSCGFNHTGAIYEYTNN; this is encoded by the exons ATGTGGCgggcgaggaggcggtggtcgtGGCCTTCGCCGCTTCCGCGGCCTCGGTGGATCTCGTCGGACGCCGCCTCCACGGCGCCGCGGCAGCGGGTGGCGGCGCTGTGGGGGAACGGGGACTACGGGCGGCTGGGGCTGGGCGCGCTGGAGTCGCGGTGGAGCCCCACTGTCTGCCCCTTCTTCCTCGCCCGCCCCGCCGACCCGCCGGCCTCCCTCGCCTGCGGAGGCGCCCACACCCTCTTCCTCACCC AGAGTGGGCGAGTGTTCGCCACGGGGCTGAACGACTTCGGGCAGCTCGGGATAGGCTCCACTGTTACACATACGCTG GAGCCTACTGAAGTTTCCGGATTTCATGATAAAGTTGTACAAATTTCAGCTGGCAATCATCATTCTTGTGCAGTAACTG AGGATGGTAAGCTCTTCGTTTGGGGCAAAAATTCAAGTGGCCAGCTTGGTCTTGGAAAAA GGACTGGAAAAGTAGTTTCTACCCCAACAAAGGTTGATTATTTGGCTGACTTCAGAGTGAAAATGGTTGCTTTGGGATCAGAGCATTCAATTTCTGTTACAG AGAATGGTGAAGTCTTGAGTTGGGGAGCTGCTGGTGCTGGCAGGCTTGGGCATGGCCATAAATCTAGCATACTGGGATTCGCTCTGACCTCAAG TGAATATACTCCAAGGTTGATCAAAAACCTTGATGGTATCAAG ATTAAAAGGATAGCTGCAGGAATGTTGCACTCAGCTTGCATTGATG AAAAAGGTACTTTGTTCATATTTGGGCAGAAGACTGAGAAG GGATTTGGAAGATCAAATGAAGCATTTAGACCAGATATTGTTGTAGAGGTACCATTTTCGGAAGAAGTTGCTTGTGGAGGTTATCATACTTGTGTTGTAACAG ATGGTGGTGATCTGTATTCTTGGGGTTCAAATGAAAATGGCTGTCTTGGTCTGGG AGGTACGGATATGGTTCGCTCTCCTGAAATTTTGAAAAGCTCATTATTTAAGCTTCCTGTATCTAAG GTATCCTGCGGTTGGAAGCACACAGCTGTAATTTCAG GTGATGATATTTACACATGGGGTTGGGGAGGTGCTAATGGTACCTTTTTTGAAGAGGGCCATTCTTCTGGTGGACAACTG GGACATGGAAACGATGTAGACTATTTTGAGCCAATGATGGTGTCATTTGGCAAGAATACAAGAGCTGTCCATGTATCATGTGGCTTCAATCATACTGGTGCAATTTACGAGTACACAAACAACTGA